One stretch of Candidatus Nitrosotenuis cloacae DNA includes these proteins:
- a CDS encoding type 1 glutamine amidotransferase, whose translation MKNVLVIQNARLEGPGTIGELLQSDGFSMQTILAKKEKIPPLNHDLVLVLGAPESANDDLPYLKDEMVLIKEAAQKNIPALGICLGSQLMAKALGAQVYAGPKKEIGFYHNIIPDEKSSLFSGISSPFTVFHWHGDTFDIPPGAHRLAHSESYNQAFRYGTAVGLQFHLEVNSDIVQSWLDHTHEDLPKYISPSVIRSELDLHIGMVQSNMKAFYKNFKSEFGL comes from the coding sequence ATGAAAAATGTCTTGGTAATCCAAAACGCAAGACTAGAGGGACCTGGCACCATTGGAGAACTGCTACAATCAGATGGATTCTCCATGCAAACAATACTTGCAAAAAAAGAAAAAATCCCACCATTAAATCATGATCTGGTATTAGTCCTTGGCGCACCAGAAAGCGCAAACGATGATCTCCCGTATCTCAAAGATGAGATGGTACTAATCAAAGAGGCAGCGCAAAAAAATATCCCCGCCCTTGGGATTTGTCTTGGATCTCAGCTAATGGCAAAAGCACTTGGGGCGCAAGTCTATGCAGGACCAAAAAAGGAAATCGGTTTTTACCATAACATCATACCTGATGAGAAATCGAGCCTGTTTTCTGGCATATCCTCGCCTTTTACTGTGTTTCATTGGCATGGCGACACATTTGATATTCCGCCCGGCGCTCACCGATTGGCTCATTCTGAATCATACAACCAGGCGTTTCGGTATGGTACTGCGGTTGGCCTGCAATTCCATCTTGAGGTAAACTCTGATATCGTCCAGTCTTGGCTTGATCACACACACGAGGATCTGCCAAAGTACATCTCACCGAGTGTAATCAGATCGGAGCTTGATCTGCACATTGGTATGGTCCAATCAAACATGAAAGCATTTTACAAAAACTTCAAGTCAGAATTTGGCCTCTGA
- a CDS encoding Glu/Leu/Phe/Val family dehydrogenase, whose translation MVQADPFKNALKQLDDACSILKIDKGTRDYLAEPNKVLRVKLPIKMDNGKVRVFTGFRSQHNNDRGPYKGGIRYFDPEGGVDYMEKEVKALSSWMTWKCAVVDVPLGGGKGGIFVNPKKEKLSVGELERLTRRFAFAISEIIGPTKDIPAPDVYTTGVEMSQIMDVYSKLNGMGSQPGVITGKPLSLGGSLARNVATGLGCAYCVREAAKTIGLRLKGAKVVIQGYGNAGTFAAEYLEKMGAKIIAVSDTKGSIINPNGLDSKKVLEFKNKTGSVVGYPGSKKISTEQLLTTKCDVLVPAALENQINAAIAKKLQCKIIAEAANGPTMPEADPIIYGKKIIVIPDILANSGGVCISYLEWVQNNMGYYWSFDEVASKMENHITRGFRDTLALSKKHKIDMRRAAMVLAVGRVVEAFKAKGLWP comes from the coding sequence TTGGTTCAGGCAGATCCATTCAAGAATGCACTAAAACAACTTGATGATGCATGTTCAATTCTAAAAATTGACAAAGGCACCAGGGACTATCTTGCAGAGCCAAACAAAGTCTTGCGTGTAAAACTACCAATAAAGATGGACAACGGAAAAGTTCGAGTCTTTACTGGATTTAGGAGTCAGCACAACAACGATCGCGGTCCATACAAGGGAGGGATCAGGTACTTTGATCCAGAAGGCGGCGTTGACTACATGGAAAAGGAGGTCAAGGCGCTATCGTCTTGGATGACTTGGAAGTGTGCAGTAGTTGATGTTCCACTAGGTGGGGGAAAGGGCGGAATCTTCGTCAATCCTAAAAAAGAAAAACTATCTGTGGGCGAGCTCGAAAGACTGACTAGAAGATTTGCATTTGCAATATCTGAAATCATCGGTCCAACAAAAGACATTCCGGCACCTGACGTGTACACGACAGGCGTAGAAATGTCTCAGATAATGGATGTTTACAGCAAACTAAATGGCATGGGAAGCCAGCCTGGAGTAATCACGGGCAAACCACTATCACTTGGTGGCTCTCTTGCAAGAAACGTAGCGACAGGTCTTGGATGCGCATACTGTGTCCGCGAAGCTGCAAAGACAATCGGCCTCCGACTAAAGGGGGCAAAGGTTGTCATTCAGGGATATGGCAATGCGGGAACATTTGCTGCAGAGTACCTAGAGAAAATGGGTGCAAAAATAATCGCAGTAAGTGACACCAAGGGCTCTATCATAAATCCAAATGGACTAGACTCCAAAAAGGTACTAGAGTTCAAAAACAAGACAGGCTCAGTCGTTGGTTATCCTGGAAGCAAAAAGATCTCAACAGAACAACTGCTAACAACAAAATGTGATGTACTGGTTCCAGCGGCGCTGGAAAACCAGATCAATGCAGCCATTGCAAAGAAACTGCAATGTAAAATAATTGCAGAGGCCGCAAACGGTCCTACAATGCCGGAAGCAGACCCAATCATATATGGAAAGAAGATAATCGTCATTCCAGACATTTTGGCAAACTCTGGCGGTGTTTGTATCTCATATTTGGAATGGGTACAAAACAACATGGGCTACTACTGGTCATTTGATGAAGTAGCATCAAAGATGGAAAACCACATCACACGAGGATTCAGAGATACACTCGCTTTATCCAAAAAGCACAAAATCGACATGAGACGCGCAGCAATGGTTTTGGCAGTCGGTAGAGTTGTTGAAGCATTCAAAGCAAAAGGCCTTTGGCCATAA
- a CDS encoding winged helix-turn-helix domain-containing protein, translating to MSLEKLQEIKEMVEKKSGSARTPDRDAKLLLLYVFTGTRGGFTRLQIINLLSETPMNKNQLAQIMNLDYKAIQHHLNALEKNNLVTKLGEKYGATFHLSNYLEANILALHVVIEKLERQMSRKIVYL from the coding sequence ATGAGCCTAGAAAAACTACAAGAGATCAAAGAGATGGTAGAAAAAAAATCCGGATCTGCGCGCACACCGGATCGGGATGCAAAACTACTGCTCCTCTACGTCTTTACTGGGACTCGGGGTGGATTTACCCGACTACAGATAATCAACTTGCTATCCGAAACCCCGATGAACAAAAACCAGCTTGCCCAAATAATGAATCTGGATTACAAGGCAATCCAGCATCATCTCAATGCACTGGAAAAAAACAATCTAGTCACAAAACTGGGCGAAAAATACGGCGCAACCTTTCATCTATCGAACTATTTGGAGGCAAACATTCTGGCTTTGCATGTTGTGATAGAAAAGCTCGAAAGACAGATGAGCCGCAAAATTGTATACCTCTAA
- a CDS encoding PPOX class F420-dependent oxidoreductase: MSSDKFATLSGHKYINLETYKKSGQAVRTPVWFVISDEQIFVLTSQNTGKIKRIRNNPTIKIMPCGIRGDSKGEWVEGLARIATEPEMQNTIRLRYKKYGFRAKIIGLFKKDNLAGIAVKI, translated from the coding sequence ATGAGCTCAGACAAGTTTGCCACATTATCAGGCCACAAGTACATCAATTTGGAGACCTACAAAAAAAGCGGACAAGCTGTTAGAACTCCTGTTTGGTTTGTGATATCAGATGAGCAGATTTTTGTGCTGACCTCACAAAATACAGGCAAAATAAAACGAATCAGGAACAATCCCACCATCAAGATAATGCCTTGCGGAATTAGAGGGGATTCTAAAGGGGAGTGGGTTGAGGGATTGGCAAGAATTGCAACCGAACCAGAGATGCAAAATACCATAAGACTGCGCTACAAAAAGTATGGCTTTAGGGCAAAGATCATCGGATTATTCAAAAAAGACAACCTGGCAGGGATCGCTGTTAAGATTTAG
- a CDS encoding class I SAM-dependent methyltransferase, whose protein sequence is MGLGSYWGEVIEVLRQIIPIYDKVNSYISLGKDKEHRIRGITNRVQPGNHILDAGSGFGNMSKTAEKICDGNLSITLYDPLVPMLKNTGTYFAKTPDMSCGVFEHIPFKEEQFDAVLCGYSLRDAINLRIAISEIHRVLKKDGRFVIVDLGKPDNPISRAGVSFYLRVILPMIAFAVGGRLGLKFGTLYGTYKRWPQNKKLEGLILEKFSRVEFEQDLMGGAIMVAAYK, encoded by the coding sequence ATGGGTCTTGGTAGTTATTGGGGCGAGGTAATTGAGGTACTTCGGCAGATAATCCCCATTTATGATAAGGTAAACTCGTACATCTCACTAGGAAAAGACAAAGAACATCGAATTCGAGGAATCACAAATCGGGTGCAGCCAGGGAATCACATCTTGGATGCGGGTTCTGGTTTTGGCAACATGTCAAAGACTGCAGAAAAAATCTGCGACGGGAATCTTTCCATTACACTTTATGATCCATTAGTTCCAATGCTAAAGAACACCGGCACATATTTTGCCAAAACACCAGACATGTCGTGCGGTGTGTTTGAGCACATTCCATTCAAGGAAGAACAGTTTGATGCGGTATTGTGCGGATATTCGTTGCGCGATGCCATAAATCTAAGAATTGCAATCTCCGAAATTCACCGGGTGCTAAAAAAAGATGGACGATTCGTTATTGTGGATTTGGGCAAGCCAGATAATCCAATATCAAGGGCCGGCGTGTCATTCTATCTTAGGGTGATTTTACCAATGATTGCATTTGCAGTTGGCGGAAGATTGGGATTAAAATTCGGCACCCTATACGGCACATACAAGCGCTGGCCGCAAAACAAAAAGCTAGAGGGATTGATTTTGGAAAAATTCTCCAGAGTTGAATTTGAACAGGATTTGATGGGTGGCGCAATAATGGTTGCAGCTTACAAATGA
- a CDS encoding CFI-box-CTERM domain-containing protein has protein sequence MAVIPAYAVIIDLKAEKTSYKKGDQIIIVGKTDSAHANYNIGVRVTDSNGVGVAFTQAYSDGDGNFKTFAIDTSKEKTSNKFTIKGIYNVTAFYADDPQPQKIWKFTLFDYSSDGSPVSPSAAQIMGQQSQPSIPAPTPTQPTTPTQPTTPTTPTPSTPPPSTPAPVIPKCGTGTVFDETSQTCIVAPAIEPEPEPVPEPIAEAEEITGPKKTHIPGFPDPTKDPQSYIDRYNNEPAYKEWFDRNFPDDSIYDIVGVKGPKKTHIPGFPDPTKDPQSYIDRYNNEPAYKEWFDRNFPDDSIYDIVGVKGPKKTHIPGFPDPTKDPQSYIDRYNNEPAYKEWFDKNFPDDTIYDIVGVDAPTPASACGPGTHAENGVCVLDKKEGIGQCAIATAAFGTELAPQVQMLREVRDNVLFSTGTGTTFMAGFNDFYYAFSPAVADLERQSPLFKEIIKTTITPMLSTLSILNYVDIDSEQEMLGYGIGIILLNMGLYFVAPAIIILQLRKYVKL, from the coding sequence ATGGCAGTCATCCCAGCATATGCTGTCATAATTGACTTGAAGGCTGAAAAAACATCTTACAAAAAAGGAGATCAGATAATAATTGTTGGAAAAACAGACAGTGCACATGCCAATTACAATATTGGTGTCAGAGTGACTGATTCCAATGGTGTTGGAGTGGCATTCACACAAGCTTATTCTGATGGTGATGGAAATTTTAAAACATTTGCAATAGATACATCAAAAGAAAAAACTTCTAATAAATTCACTATAAAAGGAATTTACAATGTAACTGCATTTTATGCTGATGATCCTCAACCTCAAAAAATCTGGAAATTTACACTGTTTGATTACTCATCTGATGGCTCACCAGTATCTCCATCTGCTGCACAAATAATGGGACAGCAATCACAACCATCAATTCCAGCACCTACTCCAACTCAACCCACAACGCCAACACAACCGACCACTCCAACTACACCCACACCAAGTACTCCACCACCATCAACTCCAGCACCAGTCATACCAAAGTGTGGAACCGGAACAGTATTTGATGAAACATCACAGACCTGCATTGTAGCGCCAGCCATTGAGCCGGAACCCGAGCCAGTACCAGAACCTATTGCAGAGGCAGAAGAGATTACAGGCCCAAAAAAGACACACATTCCAGGATTCCCAGACCCAACCAAAGATCCACAATCATACATTGACAGATACAACAACGAGCCAGCATACAAGGAATGGTTTGATAGGAATTTCCCAGATGATTCCATTTATGATATAGTGGGAGTCAAGGGTCCAAAAAAGACACACATTCCAGGATTCCCAGACCCAACCAAAGATCCACAATCATACATTGACAGATACAACAACGAGCCAGCATACAAGGAATGGTTTGATAGGAATTTCCCAGATGATTCCATTTATGATATAGTGGGAGTCAAGGGTCCAAAAAAGACACACATTCCAGGATTCCCAGACCCAACCAAAGATCCACAATCATACATTGACAGATACAACAACGAGCCAGCATACAAGGAATGGTTTGACAAAAACTTTCCAGACGATACCATCTATGATATTGTAGGAGTAGATGCCCCAACACCTGCAAGTGCATGTGGTCCGGGGACTCATGCAGAAAACGGAGTATGTGTCTTGGACAAAAAGGAAGGAATTGGCCAGTGCGCAATTGCAACAGCAGCGTTTGGAACCGAGCTTGCACCCCAAGTACAGATGCTAAGAGAAGTCCGAGACAATGTTTTGTTTAGTACCGGAACAGGAACAACTTTCATGGCCGGCTTTAACGACTTTTACTATGCGTTCAGTCCGGCAGTAGCCGACTTGGAAAGACAAAGTCCACTGTTCAAGGAAATCATCAAAACCACAATAACACCAATGTTATCGACTCTGTCAATTCTGAACTATGTTGATATAGATTCCGAGCAGGAAATGTTGGGATATGGAATTGGAATCATTTTATTGAATATGGGATTGTATTTTGTCGCACCGGCCATCATAATACTACAACTACGAAAATACGTAAAACTCTAA
- a CDS encoding DNA-methyltransferase: MNKIAQNQIYNVNCIDGMKLLPQSKIDLIVTDPPFAIDFKATKQNYNRTASRVMQGYNEIKQKDYYDFSVKWMEQAFRILKESGSMYVFSGWNNLKDILSALDDVGFVTINHIIWKYQFGVVTKTKFVTSHYHCVYVCKNPKKRKFYPFVRFGKNQKTSEGRSLHYKDKEDVWDIKREYWTGDQKTPTKLPAEVIKKILQYSSKEGDLVCDPFLGSGQVAVVSKQINRNYLGFEIVKKYHDFAKKRLEQNLYRLKA, from the coding sequence TTGAACAAGATTGCGCAAAACCAGATCTATAATGTAAATTGCATTGATGGCATGAAGCTGTTGCCACAAAGCAAAATTGACCTAATTGTTACTGATCCGCCGTTTGCAATCGATTTCAAGGCAACAAAGCAAAATTACAACCGTACTGCGTCGCGCGTAATGCAGGGATATAATGAAATCAAGCAAAAAGACTATTACGATTTTTCAGTAAAATGGATGGAGCAGGCGTTTCGAATCCTAAAAGAGTCTGGAAGCATGTATGTTTTTTCTGGATGGAATAATCTCAAGGATATTCTCAGTGCACTGGATGATGTTGGATTTGTGACCATTAATCACATCATATGGAAGTACCAGTTCGGCGTGGTTACCAAGACAAAGTTTGTCACATCTCACTATCACTGTGTGTATGTATGTAAAAATCCAAAAAAGCGCAAGTTCTATCCGTTTGTGAGATTTGGTAAAAACCAAAAAACATCCGAAGGGCGCAGCTTGCACTATAAGGACAAGGAAGATGTCTGGGACATCAAGCGAGAATACTGGACTGGAGACCAAAAAACCCCAACCAAACTCCCAGCAGAAGTGATAAAAAAAATCTTGCAATATTCCAGCAAGGAGGGAGATTTGGTGTGTGATCCTTTCTTGGGGTCCGGTCAGGTAGCCGTAGTATCAAAGCAGATAAACCGAAATTACTTGGGATTTGAGATTGTCAAAAAATACCACGACTTTGCAAAGAAGAGATTAGAGCAGAACCTGTATCGTCTCAAGGCATAA
- a CDS encoding DEAD/DEAH box helicase, whose product MRYSCPKCDSGIQIQKTFNKKFMITCSDCGLQDLVEYTKNIDEVYLEFLARYDQGQTPNKKEMNVELKEAGIVRDKSEIEKMVHGNTPEQITKDVLYSKKDYISYYKTIKEPDPTFGMLVDEMGLDDSTVQYLHQKNIKQFYKFQEDAISEIISGQNVVITAPTASGKTEAFAIPVITKIARMGKTGVISAVFVYPTKALARDQLPKISELAKNAGITADVFDGDTKQKERLEILDNPPDIIVTNFDVIHYHLMYRTKFASMLSNIEFLIADEAHVYSGIFGSNVHYIIKRLKRMCKKIQFVASSATLDNAQEFCEQLFGEKMQLINGSGKKGETDFVIIFPSLRTQRALTIDLLERLVVQKHKTMVFSNSHLNSELVAMQAKKKKIDIRVHRAGLMANYRNFVEKSFKDDKIMAISCTPTLELGIDVGNVDGVISSTIPVNRLMQRIGRAARKGQKGFAFLALGNDPISQYYKNHPDNYFEDIEKTYIDPKNPFVEEFHVLAMACDKPIARHELSEHSEVIQRHVDSGRLILQENRYVPNYDSIKETLEEYSIRGIGKSIDIFYNDKKIGERVLPMALEELHESAIYFLAGTRYKVKEFDYPKKQYAKLVSIPRDYPYYTKALTEEWPTIETVYEKRQAFGIEVYFCKLHIQKQVYGYVNIELGQEVNQGQKVLLEKPLEYDFVTKGIVIHAPKPTKQMESSDNPEYTEASGYHATEHIIIEGSNMVTGGVSQDLGGISLGTSGLIFIYDGAIGGNGASKALYDRLEKALERSLSIVKECPCNNEAGCPRCTFSYRCGNNNEFLHKKASQEILQKINDGEITEIIEPTEGDKPLV is encoded by the coding sequence TTGAGGTATTCTTGCCCCAAGTGTGATTCTGGGATTCAGATTCAAAAAACATTTAACAAAAAATTCATGATTACATGCTCCGATTGCGGCCTGCAGGACTTGGTAGAATATACAAAAAACATTGACGAGGTTTACTTGGAGTTTTTGGCGCGATACGACCAAGGACAGACGCCCAACAAAAAAGAGATGAACGTAGAACTAAAGGAAGCAGGAATAGTTCGAGACAAGTCCGAAATAGAAAAGATGGTTCATGGAAACACGCCAGAGCAGATAACAAAGGACGTTTTGTATTCAAAAAAAGACTACATCTCATATTACAAGACCATTAAAGAGCCAGATCCCACATTTGGAATGCTAGTAGACGAGATGGGCCTTGATGACAGCACAGTACAATATCTGCACCAAAAAAACATCAAACAATTCTACAAGTTCCAAGAGGATGCCATTTCTGAGATAATATCTGGACAAAACGTAGTCATTACAGCACCCACGGCATCTGGCAAAACTGAGGCCTTTGCCATACCAGTCATAACAAAGATAGCAAGGATGGGAAAAACAGGCGTAATTTCTGCCGTTTTTGTCTATCCCACAAAGGCGCTGGCGCGAGACCAGCTGCCAAAGATTTCAGAGCTTGCAAAAAATGCAGGCATAACAGCAGATGTGTTTGATGGTGATACAAAGCAAAAGGAAAGACTAGAGATCCTGGACAACCCACCAGATATCATTGTGACAAACTTTGATGTCATTCATTATCATCTGATGTATAGGACCAAGTTTGCATCCATGTTATCCAACATTGAATTTCTCATAGCGGATGAGGCCCATGTTTATTCCGGAATTTTTGGCTCTAATGTACACTATATCATAAAACGACTAAAGCGAATGTGCAAAAAAATCCAGTTTGTCGCATCGTCTGCCACACTGGATAATGCACAAGAGTTTTGCGAGCAGCTCTTTGGGGAAAAGATGCAGTTGATTAATGGTTCTGGCAAAAAAGGCGAGACAGACTTTGTCATAATATTCCCATCATTGCGAACGCAAAGGGCACTGACAATAGATCTGCTGGAAAGACTAGTCGTACAAAAACATAAGACCATGGTGTTTAGCAACTCGCACCTAAATTCAGAGCTTGTCGCAATGCAGGCAAAAAAGAAAAAAATAGACATTCGCGTCCATCGCGCAGGCCTCATGGCAAATTATAGAAACTTTGTGGAAAAGTCCTTCAAGGATGACAAAATAATGGCAATATCTTGCACGCCGACTTTGGAGCTTGGAATTGATGTCGGAAATGTGGATGGTGTCATTTCATCTACAATTCCAGTAAATAGACTGATGCAAAGAATTGGGCGCGCAGCCAGAAAGGGCCAAAAAGGATTTGCTTTTTTGGCACTGGGTAATGATCCCATATCACAATACTACAAGAATCACCCAGACAACTATTTTGAAGATATAGAGAAAACCTACATTGATCCAAAAAACCCCTTTGTGGAGGAATTTCATGTGCTTGCAATGGCGTGTGACAAGCCAATTGCTAGGCACGAATTATCAGAGCATTCTGAGGTAATTCAAAGACACGTCGATTCTGGAAGACTGATACTGCAAGAAAACCGCTATGTGCCAAACTATGATTCCATAAAAGAGACACTCGAAGAATATTCTATCAGGGGTATTGGAAAATCCATCGATATTTTCTATAATGATAAGAAAATTGGTGAGCGAGTCTTGCCAATGGCACTAGAGGAACTGCATGAATCTGCAATCTATTTTCTTGCTGGGACCAGATACAAGGTAAAAGAGTTTGATTATCCAAAAAAACAGTACGCCAAGCTTGTGTCCATTCCACGCGACTATCCATACTATACCAAGGCACTCACAGAGGAGTGGCCTACAATCGAAACAGTATACGAAAAAAGACAGGCATTCGGGATTGAGGTGTATTTTTGCAAACTGCACATACAAAAGCAGGTCTATGGCTATGTCAATATCGAGCTAGGCCAAGAGGTGAACCAAGGCCAAAAAGTATTGCTGGAAAAGCCGCTTGAATATGATTTTGTTACAAAGGGAATTGTGATTCATGCGCCAAAGCCCACTAAACAAATGGAGTCATCTGATAATCCCGAATACACCGAGGCAAGTGGATATCATGCAACAGAACATATCATCATAGAGGGCAGCAACATGGTAACTGGCGGCGTATCGCAGGACTTGGGCGGAATATCGCTTGGAACGTCGGGCTTGATCTTCATTTATGATGGTGCAATAGGTGGTAATGGTGCAAGCAAGGCACTATACGACAGATTGGAAAAGGCATTAGAGCGCAGCCTATCCATAGTAAAAGAATGTCCGTGCAATAATGAGGCCGGCTGTCCGCGATGCACATTTTCGTATAGGTGTGGCAACAATAACGAGTTTTTGCACAAAAAGGCATCACAAGAAATCTTGCAGAAAATCAATGACGGTGAGATAACTGAGATAATCGAGCCCACAGAGGGCGACAAACCATTGGTTTGA
- a CDS encoding MFS transporter, which translates to MNRTLLILNLTGLLIGISYGIHNPIVPIFAKNEIGASYAELGLIGLANFIPYMFIPVFVGMLVHRFNNGRLLCVGVVINTASVFLLSLARTVPEVMALRAMTGIAHAFFWPPAEAIISNVSEANTRVKNISRFTGFFVAGFMIGPLIGTFLLEGLDVSYRGLFEIATFVMASSIIFALQLTKRQTQSNHSTFSFSAIKQVTKFPVVIMILIYCASSFGMILTIYPAFLNDRSMSATEIEILFFVFGASRVATLALADRLANHTSTTLIASTLAISAGLVLSFYSDSIIEFSVAMLLMGFGFSIIFPLTLEIILRKTPTQSSGMTIGAYETTFGMGWSIGPIAAGLISEFSGNATPYLAFFALGIGITIISAIKKKSLEPNTA; encoded by the coding sequence ATGAATAGGACACTACTAATCCTGAACCTAACAGGACTCTTAATTGGAATATCATACGGCATACACAACCCGATTGTTCCTATTTTTGCCAAAAATGAGATAGGTGCATCATATGCGGAGCTGGGCCTGATCGGCCTTGCCAATTTTATCCCATACATGTTCATCCCGGTTTTTGTCGGAATGTTGGTTCACCGATTCAACAATGGCAGGCTGCTTTGTGTCGGAGTTGTGATAAACACGGCATCGGTATTTTTGCTGTCTTTGGCAAGAACCGTTCCAGAAGTAATGGCATTGCGTGCAATGACTGGAATTGCGCATGCATTTTTTTGGCCGCCGGCCGAGGCAATCATTTCTAATGTGAGTGAGGCAAATACACGCGTCAAGAACATTTCGCGATTTACCGGGTTTTTTGTTGCCGGCTTTATGATCGGGCCGTTAATTGGGACATTCCTGCTGGAGGGACTGGATGTCTCGTATCGTGGATTATTTGAGATTGCGACATTTGTGATGGCGTCTTCGATAATTTTTGCACTACAATTAACAAAAAGACAAACACAATCCAACCATAGCACATTCTCATTTTCTGCAATAAAGCAAGTAACAAAATTCCCAGTCGTTATCATGATTTTGATTTATTGTGCATCCTCGTTTGGGATGATTCTGACCATTTATCCTGCATTTTTGAACGATAGGTCCATGTCGGCAACAGAAATAGAGATCTTGTTTTTTGTCTTTGGTGCATCGCGTGTGGCGACCCTTGCACTGGCAGATAGGCTGGCAAACCATACCAGCACGACACTAATTGCATCGACTTTGGCCATTTCTGCAGGACTTGTATTGTCATTTTACTCAGATTCCATTATCGAGTTTTCAGTTGCAATGCTTTTGATGGGATTTGGATTTTCAATAATATTTCCATTAACGCTGGAAATCATACTAAGAAAGACACCCACTCAAAGTTCTGGTATGACAATAGGTGCATACGAGACAACATTTGGCATGGGCTGGTCAATTGGGCCAATCGCTGCTGGGTTGATCTCGGAGTTTTCAGGAAACGCTACACCATATTTGGCGTTTTTTGCGCTGGGAATTGGAATCACCATAATCAGTGCCATAAAGAAAAAGTCGCTAGAGCCAAATACCGCTTAG
- a CDS encoding twin-arginine translocase TatA/TatE family subunit, which produces MLDYSLNIVGSEWIIIVFVALIALLGTNRLPDITKKLGRAVGEYNKTKNEIQNQITGTYNSNLNVTSPVQNERQKMEFIAKSLGIDFAGKTDEELKKIIASKMAGPDTKDTS; this is translated from the coding sequence ATGCTGGATTATTCGCTCAACATAGTAGGCAGTGAATGGATAATCATTGTTTTTGTGGCCCTAATTGCGCTTTTGGGAACCAACAGGCTACCAGACATTACAAAAAAACTTGGACGAGCTGTTGGTGAATACAACAAGACAAAAAACGAAATCCAAAATCAAATCACCGGAACATACAATTCTAATCTCAATGTCACCTCACCAGTACAAAATGAAAGGCAAAAGATGGAGTTCATTGCAAAATCCCTTGGGATTGACTTTGCAGGAAAGACAGACGAAGAATTAAAAAAAATAATTGCATCAAAGATGGCAGGCCCAGACACAAAGGACACTAGTTAA
- a CDS encoding archaeal proteasome endopeptidase complex subunit alpha: MMPARGYDMTPTMYSPDGRIYQVEYAIETVKRGTLAVGVKSKDGVVMAVEEIPRKLQVSGITQKIFQVDDHIGIAAAGYIPDARVQVDDARTFSQSHKLIYDEEVEVETVAKHLADRCHQYTQYSGVRPFGVALIISGVDQRGNLIYVTDPSGTFVSYSAVAIGAGADDVNSFLEKNYKDDMSLDDASALAIAAIELKSETKEEKSIKMSRITKDNRTLQKVNDSDLEKYSKAAKEKFPKPN; this comes from the coding sequence ATGATGCCAGCACGCGGATACGACATGACGCCTACAATGTATTCTCCGGATGGAAGAATATACCAAGTAGAGTATGCCATAGAGACAGTAAAGCGCGGAACACTGGCAGTCGGCGTAAAAAGTAAGGACGGAGTCGTAATGGCAGTAGAAGAGATTCCACGCAAGCTCCAAGTTTCAGGTATCACACAAAAAATATTCCAAGTCGATGATCATATTGGAATTGCCGCAGCTGGTTACATCCCAGATGCACGAGTCCAAGTTGACGATGCAAGAACATTTTCCCAGAGTCACAAGCTAATCTATGATGAGGAAGTAGAGGTTGAAACCGTGGCAAAACATCTGGCGGACAGATGCCACCAATATACCCAGTATTCTGGTGTGCGACCATTTGGAGTAGCATTGATAATTTCAGGCGTTGACCAAAGAGGCAATCTGATTTACGTGACTGATCCTTCAGGAACCTTTGTTTCTTATTCAGCAGTGGCAATCGGTGCAGGAGCCGACGATGTGAACTCGTTTTTGGAGAAAAACTACAAAGACGACATGTCATTGGATGATGCGTCCGCCCTGGCAATTGCTGCAATCGAGCTCAAAAGCGAGACCAAAGAAGAAAAAAGCATCAAAATGTCTCGAATCACCAAGGACAATCGCACCCTGCAAAAGGTAAACGATTCAGACTTGGAAAAATACTCCAAAGCCGCAAAAGAAAAGTTTCCAAAGCCAAACTAG